GCTGACGCTGGCCTTGCCGCACGCGACCATGGTCGTGCGCGTGCTCGCCTTCGCCGAGCGGCGCGGTCCCTTCGAAACGGCGCGACAGCTCTATGAGCGGCTCGACGGCGGCAGCGGCGATGCGCCGCTTGCGGAGGCGGAAGGCGGAGACTAGATCGCGGCTTGTCGTCGGCAGATGCCGCGAGCGGGCAAGCGATGAAAACATTCTCCTGAGCGCCAGAGGAATGAAAAAACGTTCTGCCGAAGATCACGAAAACAGCCTTGAAACCTGCGCCGGGCAGGGGTTTATGGGGCTGTTTAGAAGCG
Above is a genomic segment from Bosea sp. NBC_00550 containing:
- a CDS encoding RNA-binding S4 domain-containing protein, which encodes MQEHRQRLDKWLWFARFARTRPSAVRLVEDGHVRIEGRRAENPAQGIRVGAVLTLALPHATMVVRVLAFAERRGPFETARQLYERLDGGSGDAPLAEAEGGD